Proteins from a single region of Allocatelliglobosispora scoriae:
- a CDS encoding APC family permease produces MPNSTSLLKRLLLGRPFRSDRLAHTLLPKRIALPVFASDALSSVAYAPAEILLTLSIAGAGAFIFSPWIALAVAVVMITVVASYRQNVHAYPSGGGDYEVATVNLGAKSGLVVASALLVDYVLTVAVSVSAGVDALGDMFGTVGEHKVAFAVGIVVVLSAINMRGIREAGVAFAIPTYGFMIAMLILVGWGFFRIFVQGDELRAATANMEIRSEHGLTVGTSFAFIFLLVRAFSSGCAALTGVEAISNGVPAFKSPKSKNAATTLLLLGSIAIVMIAGIIFLARRTGLRYVECWTADPQIGCAESQVIGPLPFPKQPTVTAQLADTVFGDFRVGYFIVLAVTALILVLAANTAFNGFPVLGSILAQDRYLPRQLHTRGDRLAFSNGIVFLAGFAVVLIIAFQAETTKLIQLYIVGVFVSFTLSQSGMIRHWNRLLKTERDPVVRRRMNRSRMINGFGMVMTGFVLFLVLITKFLKGAWISIAAMAVIFVIMVAIRRHYDHVAEELEPTEDAMMLPARNHAIVLVSKLHLPTLRALAYAQATRPDSLTALTVNVDIADTRNIQAEWDRRGVSVPLTIIDSPYREITRPIINYVKSLRQDKPRDVVTVYIPEYVVGHWWENILHNQSALRIKGRLLFEPGVMVTSVPWQLTSSIGKNLDKLDAKLSNTPARGPRAGEVPIDDEVRTS; encoded by the coding sequence AACTCGACGTCACTGCTGAAACGGCTTCTCCTCGGGCGGCCGTTCCGTTCCGATCGGCTGGCCCACACCCTCCTGCCGAAGCGGATCGCGCTGCCGGTCTTCGCCTCCGACGCGCTCTCCTCAGTGGCCTACGCCCCGGCGGAGATCCTGCTGACCCTCTCCATCGCCGGAGCGGGCGCCTTCATCTTCTCGCCCTGGATCGCTCTCGCCGTCGCCGTCGTGATGATCACCGTGGTGGCGAGCTACCGCCAGAACGTGCACGCCTACCCGTCGGGCGGCGGCGACTACGAGGTCGCCACCGTCAACCTGGGGGCCAAGTCCGGCCTCGTCGTGGCGAGTGCGCTGCTCGTCGACTACGTCCTCACCGTGGCGGTCTCCGTCTCGGCCGGGGTGGACGCGCTCGGCGACATGTTCGGCACCGTCGGCGAGCACAAGGTCGCCTTCGCGGTCGGCATCGTCGTGGTGCTCTCGGCGATCAACATGCGCGGCATCCGGGAGGCGGGCGTCGCCTTCGCCATCCCGACCTACGGCTTCATGATCGCCATGCTGATCCTCGTCGGGTGGGGGTTCTTCCGGATCTTCGTCCAGGGCGACGAGCTGCGGGCGGCCACGGCGAACATGGAGATCAGGTCGGAGCACGGGCTCACCGTCGGCACCTCCTTCGCCTTCATCTTCCTGCTGGTCAGGGCCTTCTCGTCCGGCTGTGCGGCGCTGACGGGCGTCGAGGCGATCTCGAACGGCGTACCGGCGTTCAAGTCGCCCAAGTCGAAGAACGCGGCGACGACCCTGCTGCTGCTCGGCTCGATCGCGATCGTGATGATCGCCGGCATCATCTTCCTGGCCCGGCGGACCGGGCTGCGCTATGTCGAGTGCTGGACCGCGGATCCGCAGATCGGGTGCGCGGAGAGCCAGGTCATCGGGCCGCTGCCGTTCCCCAAGCAGCCCACGGTCACCGCGCAGCTGGCCGACACGGTCTTCGGCGACTTCCGGGTGGGGTACTTCATCGTCCTCGCCGTGACCGCGCTGATCCTGGTGCTCGCCGCGAACACCGCCTTCAACGGCTTCCCGGTGCTCGGCTCGATCCTCGCCCAGGACCGCTACCTGCCGCGCCAGCTGCACACCCGCGGCGACCGGCTCGCCTTCTCCAACGGCATCGTCTTCCTCGCCGGCTTCGCCGTGGTGCTGATCATCGCCTTCCAGGCCGAGACGACGAAGCTGATCCAGCTCTACATCGTCGGTGTCTTCGTCTCCTTCACGCTGTCGCAGAGCGGCATGATCCGGCACTGGAACCGGCTGCTCAAGACCGAGCGCGACCCCGTGGTCCGGCGCCGGATGAACCGGTCCCGCATGATCAACGGCTTCGGCATGGTGATGACCGGGTTCGTGCTCTTCCTGGTGCTGATCACCAAGTTCCTCAAGGGCGCGTGGATCTCGATCGCGGCGATGGCCGTCATCTTCGTCATCATGGTGGCGATCCGCCGGCACTACGACCACGTCGCCGAGGAGTTGGAGCCGACCGAGGACGCGATGATGCTCCCGGCCCGCAACCACGCCATCGTGCTCGTCTCCAAGCTGCACCTGCCGACGCTGCGTGCGCTCGCGTACGCCCAGGCCACCCGGCCCGACTCGCTGACGGCGCTCACGGTCAACGTCGACATCGCCGACACCCGCAACATCCAGGCCGAGTGGGACCGTCGCGGTGTCTCGGTCCCACTGACGATCATCGACTCGCCCTACCGGGAGATCACCCGGCCGATCATCAACTATGTGAAGTCGCTGCGGCAGGACAAGCCCCGCGACGTCGTCACGGTCTACATCCCGGAGTATGTGGTCGGCCACTGGTGGGAGAACATCCTGCACAACCAGTCCGCGCTGCGGATCAAGGGACGCCTGCTCTTCGAGCCGGGAGTCATGGTGACGAGCGTGCCGTGGCAGCTCACCTCGTCCATCGGTAAGAACCTGGACAAGCTCGACGCTAAGCTGTCGAATACTCCGGCTCGCGGTCCGCGCGCCGGTGAGGTGCCGATCGATGATGAGGTGCGAACGTCGTGA
- a CDS encoding class I SAM-dependent RNA methyltransferase, translating into MTLEEGERFEVLVGEVAHGGHCVARLPADASGPGIVIFVRHALPGEKVIAEVTEVHKGYARAEAVEIIEASPERREAPCRYAHAFGCGGCDLQHVTPAAQLGWKTAVVREQLSRLGGVPPRELEELDVRVVALPDVPGEAEGLGWRTRVRYSIDAADRAGLRKHRSHEVVAIDECLIAHPAIRALPVLDRLWPSGDDVHTVAPSGGPAMIMTDPSVRVTEHTLRRDFDIAAGGFWQVHPAAATTLAETVLDMLKPQPGETAWDLYGGAGLFAAVLGDAVGVTGHVTLVDSAPDLIASARINLGDLPVRVIDSTVERVLTPKRSSKKSRGGGGSAMPLRSGSALLGGPIDLVVLDPPRTGAGAAVVKAIVAAAPRAVAYVACDPAALGRDVATFREAGWRLVECRAYDCFPNTHHVECVALLMPR; encoded by the coding sequence GTGACGCTGGAAGAAGGCGAGCGCTTCGAGGTGCTCGTCGGCGAGGTCGCCCATGGTGGCCACTGCGTCGCGCGGCTCCCCGCGGACGCGTCCGGACCGGGGATCGTGATCTTCGTCCGGCACGCCCTGCCGGGGGAGAAGGTCATCGCCGAGGTCACCGAGGTGCACAAGGGCTATGCCCGGGCCGAGGCGGTCGAGATCATCGAGGCGTCGCCGGAGCGGCGGGAAGCCCCGTGCCGTTACGCCCACGCCTTCGGCTGCGGCGGCTGCGATCTGCAGCACGTCACGCCCGCCGCGCAACTGGGGTGGAAGACGGCGGTCGTGCGCGAGCAGCTCAGCCGGCTCGGTGGCGTACCGCCGAGGGAACTTGAAGAGCTCGACGTGCGCGTCGTCGCGCTGCCCGACGTGCCGGGCGAGGCGGAAGGGCTGGGCTGGCGGACCCGGGTGCGCTACAGCATCGATGCCGCCGACCGGGCGGGCCTGCGCAAGCACCGCTCGCACGAGGTGGTCGCGATCGACGAGTGTCTCATCGCGCACCCGGCGATCCGGGCGCTGCCGGTGCTCGACCGACTCTGGCCGAGCGGTGACGACGTGCACACCGTGGCGCCGTCCGGCGGCCCAGCAATGATCATGACCGATCCGTCGGTCCGCGTCACCGAGCACACGCTGCGCCGGGACTTCGACATCGCGGCCGGCGGCTTCTGGCAGGTGCACCCCGCTGCCGCGACCACGCTCGCCGAGACCGTCCTCGACATGCTCAAACCCCAGCCGGGGGAGACCGCCTGGGACCTCTACGGCGGTGCCGGGCTCTTCGCCGCCGTGCTGGGCGACGCCGTCGGCGTCACCGGCCACGTGACCCTCGTCGACTCCGCGCCGGACCTCATCGCCTCGGCCCGGATCAACCTCGGCGACCTGCCGGTGCGGGTCATCGACTCCACGGTCGAGCGGGTGCTCACGCCCAAGCGCTCATCCAAGAAGTCGCGCGGCGGTGGCGGCTCCGCCATGCCGCTGCGCTCCGGCAGCGCCCTGCTCGGCGGACCGATCGACCTCGTGGTGCTGGACCCGCCCCGGACCGGAGCGGGTGCGGCGGTGGTCAAGGCGATCGTCGCGGCGGCACCGCGCGCCGTCGCCTACGTCGCCTGCGACCCGGCCGCGCTCGGCCGCGACGTCGCGACCTTCCGCGAGGCGGGCTGGCGCCTGGTCGAGTGCCGCGCTTACGACTGCTTCCCCAACACCCACCACGTGGAGTGCGTGGCGCTGCTCATGCCCCGGTGA